CCCGATAGAGTATGGGGGTGGCCGTGATGTCGACCTGAATCGTCCGGCCGTCGAAGGTTCTGAGTTCCTGTTCGGCGAATGGGGTAAATGTACCTTCCTGTTCCATCCGGCGGATATGCCCGGCGATACGCTCGCGGTATTCGGGGGAGACGAAGAGATCCAGCGGTTTGCCCACGATGTCTTCGGGACCCCTCCCGCCCCCAATCCGGACACAGGCAGGATTCACATAGACGATGATGCCGTCCCGGTGTACGACCACGGCATCCGGCATGAGCTCGACGAGGGAACGGTACCGCTCCTCGCTCTCCCGGAGGGCATCCTCCATCTGCTTTCTCCCGGTGATGTCCCGCATGATCACCTGGACGGCGGGGGTGCCGGCAATGGAGGTCATGACTCCTTTCCCCTCCACCCAGAAGGGGGTTCCATCCAGCCGGAGGAGCTGGAGCTGGGTGGTTGGCGAAGGTTCGCCCTGGAGATCCATCGTAGCGTTCGCCTGGGTGCGGTCGCGGAAGTCGGGATGAACGATCTCGAGGAAGTTTCTGCCGAGGATCTCATCCGGACTGGATGCGCCGAGAAGGTTCACCCCGGTTGGATTGATGTAGAGGATCTTCTCACTGTCGTGAATGAGGACGATGTCGAGAGCGGTCTCCACGAGGGTTCGGTACTTGGCCTCGCTCTCCCGCAGGGCTTCTTCCGCCTGCTTCTGCTCGGTGATGTCGGTGAAACTCTCGAGGACATGTGTTACCCGGCCGGATGCATCTTTCACCGGCTGGGCAACGATATTCATCCAGCGCCCACGGCGCAAAACGCACTTCTCTACTCTCGTAACCTCGCCCGTTGCAAAGACGCGCTGTGCTGCACAGACTTCGCACGGTTCGTCCAGACTTTCGAAGTAGCGGTAACACTTCTGGCCGACGGGCTCCTGTTCGGGAAGTATGTCACGGGCCTCCTGGTTGACCCAGGCGATTGTCATATCCGGGTCGACAAGGGACTGCCCCGTGTCGAGTGCGGAGAGGATGGCGCCTACTCTATCTTTCTCTTTGCGCAGTTCCTCCTCGTCTCTCCTGCGTTCGGTATCGGCCAGCCTGAGTTCTGCATTCTCCCGGCGGAGGGCGTCAATCTCTGCCTGGAGTTTCCTGATCCGCTCATCGGCGAGCCTCTCGGCCTTTGAAGGGATCTCCTGTGAAATCTCATCCCGGCCTGCAGGATCAGACTTCCTTGGTTGAACTTCCGGGGGCGGCGGCATCTGGTGTGGGCTCCTGGTAAAAGGCAGGTACAGTGAATTACCCATATATAGTAATAACGGTAGCGCTACCGGGCTACGCAGGAGTTCCTGGAGTGCGGGGGTAAAAAAAGCAGTTCTCTATTAATTGGGTTCTGATCATTGCGATATCGCTTTATACTGAAGTACATGCGAGATGATGAAGCGGGCTGGTGAATGGCCGGCGGATTCTCTCGCTTCCGGTTGCATCGGGAGATCTGTCTGCCCGCTGCGAGAACCGGTCATCATCCAGTCTCCTTCCCGAACGGCCTGTATCGTCATCGGCATGACGTCTGCGCGATGCTCCCGCCCTTTTCCGGTTCTGCGCGATCGCCGGAAGGTCGGCGGTGACCCCGGTGTTTTTATAGGATCTCCCCCTCTGACCCCGGTCAGAAGAAGGGGTAGATGATGAAAGGCCTGGCAATGCTCAGGATCGGAGAGATCGGATGGATAGAGAAGGAGAAGCCGGCGTATGGCCCGAGAGACGCCGTCGTCAGACCGCTGGCGCTCGCTCCGTGCACGTCCGATGTCCACACCGTCTGGGAGGGAGCGATCGGCGAGAGGCACAACCTCATCCTGGGGCACGAGGCGCTCGGGATCGTCGACGAAGTCGGGAGCGAGGTTCGGGACTTCAAGCCCGGCGATCGGGTCATCGTACCGGCGATCACTCCCGACTGGGAGACGGAAGCCGCACAGCGCGGGTATCCCTCGCAGACCGGCGGACCCCTCGGGGGCTGGAAGTTTTCGAACTTCAAGGACGGTGTCTTCGGCGAGTTCTTCCACGTAAATCTGGCGGACTACAACCTCGCGCACCTGCCGGAGGGCATGCCTCTCGAGGCGGGGGTCATGCTCCCGGACATGCTCAGTACCGGGTTTATGGGTGCGGAGAACGCTCAGATCGAGTTCGGGTCCACGGTGGCCGTCCTCGGTATCGGGCCGGTCGGGCTCTCCGCCATCGCCGGTGCGAAACTCCGGGGCGCCGGGAGGATCTTCGCCGTCGGCACGAGGCCTGCCGCTGTTAAGGTGGCGAAGGAGTACGGCGCTACGGACATCATCAACTACAAGGAGGGAGACACCGCGGAGCAGATCCGGAACAAAACAGGCGGATATGGTGTCGATGCCGTGATCGTCGCCGGCGGCGGGCCTGAGGTGATGATAGATGCCGTAAACGCGGCCAGACCCGGATCGGTGATCTCGAACATCAACTACTTTGGTTCGGGTATCGGCGATCAGGACATCATCCCGCTTCCCCGGATCACCTGGGGGTTCGGGATGGCGGATAAGAACATCATGACCGGGCTCTGTCCCGGCGGAAGGGTGAGGATGGAGAGACTGGCCGAGGTGGTGATGCACGGACGCATGGACCCGTCGCTCATGGCGACGCACGTCTTCAAGGGTTTCGATAAGCTGGAAGAGGCTCTCCTCCTGATGAAGGAGAAGCCGAAAGACCTGATCAAGCCTGTCGTTCTCGTGGAGCCGTAGGAGCCCGGGTATGTCGGCCGGCAAGGCGGTTTCGTTCCGCCGTGCGCACGCTACTTCCCCGAGACCTTCGCGATCACGCGATCCAGGTGCTGCCGGTAGAGCTCCTGCGGGTCGAGTTCCCCGAGCCCGTCCGGAGTCCTGACCATCACCCTGTCGATGCCGGCGTTCACCAGCATCTTCGAGCACATCAGGCAGGGGGGGTCGTAGGAAGGCGCTCCCGTCAGGCGCTCGAACCCGGCCAGGTACATCGTGCAACCGGCTGCGGCCCGTCCCGCCTGCAGGAGCGCGTTCATCTCCGCGTGCACCGAGCGGCAGAACTCGTAGCGTTCGCCGGAGGGGATGTTGTACTGCTTCCTTATGCAGGTGTTCAACTCATCGCAATGGGCCTCCCCCCGCGGCGCACCGTTGTGCCCGGTGGAGACGATCTCTCCCGCCGAGTTGACCACGACCGCACCGTAGCACCGCCGGATGCAGGTCGACCGCCGGGCGGTCTCGACCGCGATATTCATGTACCATTCGGTTCGCGAGGCCCGGGGCGGTACGGGTGGTGCATCGGTATGCCGATCCGTCATGGCCGTCCCTCCGGCAGTGGGTTCCGGCCGCTCAGGTTTTTGCTCATGATAGATCTTCCACGGTGCGGGATTAAAAAGAGGTGTTTTTGTGCTCCCCCGGGATAGCCTGCGATCGGTGGAGCGTCAGTACACGCCCTCGCCCGTCACGAGGACGCCCTTAACCAGGTAGGTGCCGTTGCACGGGCCCGTGAACTCGTGGCGCACCTGCTCGTGGTATGAGTTAAACTGCCAGCCCATGACCCACCACTCGTTTCTCCCCTGAAGGTCGGCCGAGATGGTGAGGACGTTATCGTCGGCGGCCTCGAACGAGAAGATGAACGGCACCTCGACGACGTACCCGGACGATCCCGGGCTCAGATGATCGTCGGAGCCGGTGAGGTTGCCGACGATCCGGTAGGGCGCAAGCAGGGGTTCCGTCCCGATCGGCATTCGGGTCTCGATCTCGCGGCCGGGATCGGCGTCGTGCAGGTGGAGTTCCCTGTCGACGAGCACCGGTGTCTCCTCCGAGTATCGGTCGGAGTAGATCTGGGTCGGCTTCGGGAGTTCCGACTCGTTCTGCCCCGGCATGATTGGAATCGGCGTGATGCGGTTCTTGTAGATGGGGTCTATCCGGTCGGCCGAGATATTCAGCATGGGAACGCCGTCGACGTTCTCGATCTTTACCGATATATCGCTGTCGAAGTTGCGAAGACTCGCCCGGGAGAGATTGATCGGGGTGACGTTCGTTCCGGTTGCCGGGTCGTAACGGGAAGGAAGAGGGATCAGGAGAACCGCGTCCTCGATCGGCCCCGACGTCGAGACCTTCAGCTCGTAGTGATACGTCGACCTGAAACTCTCGGACGCGGACTGGCCGAGATTTGCCGCGATCAGCGCGACAATTACGAGCAGAACCGCTGCGAGGATGCCTGCTGCGATGAGCAGGTTCCTGAGCGTCTTTGCGTGGTTTCCCATCGATCAGATCAGGGGACTGGCGGTATTATAGGTATCCATTTTCAGGCGCCCGTCTCTCGATCCCGGCCGCCGGACTTCTCCCCGGTTCGGACGAACGGTCCGGGCCACAATCTTTTATAGTACGGTGGGTTCCGGAAGCCCATAACAAGGAGGTATTTCATGTCGTATCTCACCGTCGGTAAGGAAAATACGGGCACCATCGACCTCTATTACGAAGATCACGGTGCCGGGAGACCGGTCGTCCTGATCCACGGCTGGCCGCTATCGAGCAAATCCTGGGAGAAGCAGGTGCCGGCGCTGCTCGATGCAGGCTACCGCGTCGTCGCCTACGACCGCAGGGGGTTTGGGAACTCCGCGAAACCGACCTTCGGCTACGATTACGACACCCTGGCCGAAGACCTGCACAGGATCGTGACCGAACTCGATCTCGTCGACGCCACGCTCGTCGGGTTCTCGATGGGCGGCGGGGAGGTCGCCCGCTATCTCGGTACCTACGGGAGCGAGCGGGTGGAGCGGGCGGTCTTCATATCCGCGATCCCGCCGTTCCTCTTGAAGACGGACGACAATCCCGAGGGGGTCGAGGGCAGCGTCTTTGACGGGATCATGGAGAGCATCGCCGCCGACCGTCCGGCGTTCCTCGCCGGGTTCCTCTCTGAGTTCTACAACGTCGATATTCTCGGGGGCGACCTCATCAGCGACGAGGCCGTCCGCCTCAGCTGGAACGTCGCCGCCGCCGCCTCCCCGGTGGGCACGCTCGACTGTGTCCCGGCGTGGCTGACTGACTTCCGGGACGACCTTAAAAGCATCGACGTGCCGGTTCTCGTCATCCACGGCGATACGGACCGGATCGTGCCCTTCGCCGCATCGGGAAAGCGCACCGGCGAGATGGCCAAAGAGAGCCGCCTGGTGGTAGTCGAGGGCGGCCCGCACGGGATCATCTGGACGCACGCGGAGCGGGTCAACCGGGCGTTGCTGGACTTCCTCGGGCAGGAGATTCTGGAGGCGGAGCCGTTCGCCGCAAATCCTACGTAGAGAAGTGGAGGCTCCTCTCAGTATACCGGGATCATCCCGGGATTCGTCCCGGTTATGCACCGGCCGCCCCCGCGGCCGACCACGAAGGTGTTCTCGATCCCGACCATCCCGACACCCGCGATCCCCTTCTTGGGCTCGAGGGCGATCACCATCCCCTCTTCGAGCGGCTCGTCGAAACCGCGGGCGATCACCGGCATCTCGTCCACCTGCAGGCCGACGCCGTGGCCCAGGAACTGCACCCGCCGCTCGCCGAACCCCATGAAGTTCTCGAGGAACCCGGGTTCCAGGCCGTCGAGTATCGTCGCGTAGACCTCCGAGGGTGCTATCCCCGGCCGCAGCATCGAGGCTGCTTTGTTCTGGACGTCCACGCACCGGCGATGCGCTTCGATCGCCTCTTCGGGGAGCGGTCGCCCGAACATGTACGTCATCGTCTTGTCGGTGTGGTAGCCCTGCACCCCGCACGCGCAGTCGACGAAGACCAGATCCCCGGTTCCGAGCTTCCGGTCGTGGCTGCCGAGCACCGGTGCGCCGGGAGCCGCTCCGAGGCACCCCCCCGGCCCGTCGAAACCGGTCGGGTAGATGGAACTCTCTCCAAAGCCGAGCTGCCCGAGGATCATCTCCGTCCCGAACATCCCGAATCGGGCAATCCCATGATGCCCTTCCCGTACCAGGTGCGAGAAGACCTCGCCCCCGAGTTCCGCCTCGCTCATCCCTTCGCGAAGCATCGCGGGAACAGCGTCTTCGAGCACGTGGCGGTGAATCCTCCCGGCCTCCTCCAGGATCGCGAGTTCGTAAGCGCTTTTGACCGACCTGACCTTCGCCGCCTGTGCATCGAGCGATCGTGTCTCGCGGATCGGGAAGTGCTTCCGGAACCGTTCGAGCAGCGCGAGGGGTACCATCTCCGTCTCCACGTGAACCGTCCCTGGAGTTGCCCCCATCACGGCTGCCGCATCGCGGAAACTCTTCATCGGCCGGATATCGGGGAAGTGCGACTCGTCAAGCGCCCTCTCAAGGCTCCGGCGCACCCAGAGCACGCCCTCGCCGTCGCGGGGGATGAGGAGAACCCCGTCCTGCATCGTCCCGGTGAGGTAGAACTGGTTCGTCCGCCCGAATATCGCGGCGAGCTCCCAGGAGGGGTTCTCGGCATCCATGCGGAGCCGGAACCGTTCCATGCGGTTCCGGAGTTCTGAGGCGGGGGTCTTACGCTCCATACGCATGAGTGGGCGGCGATCGTATTTAGCTCTGGCGGGGCAACCCCGCGTATGCCCCGGGTTCGGCACGGGCGGTTTCCCGCGACGATCAGGAGCAATTCCGACCACCTGGGTTATAGAGCCGCACAGTGCATTACTATCATGGAACCCCCCTTTATTTTTACGATGCACGAGGGCCTGCCCCGCCAGGGGCCGGGGAGCAACGAGTGTACGAGGAAGGCTTTCTCGATGCTGGCCGATCTCCCCGCCCGGCCGGAGATCCTGGATATCGGGTGCGGGGCCGGGATGCAGACGGTTGAACTGGCCCGAACCTGCCCCGGCTGCCGTATCACCGCCACCGACGTCCACCAGCCCTACCTCGACGACCTCGCCCGGAGCGCGGCATCGGCCGGGGTGGGCGATCGGATCACCACTCTCCGGGCCTCGATGGACGCCCTCCCGTTTGAGGACGCATCGTTCGACGTCCTCTGGGTGGAGGGCTCGATCTTCATCATAGGCTTCCGGGAGGGCCTTACCTCGTGGAAGAGGCTTCTCCGGCCGGGCGGCTACCTCTGCCTCACCGAGGCCGCCTGGTTCGTCGAAGACCCCTCGCCGGAGGCGGCAGAGTTCTGGAACGACTGCT
The genomic region above belongs to Methanoculleus horonobensis and contains:
- a CDS encoding alpha/beta fold hydrolase, whose translation is MSYLTVGKENTGTIDLYYEDHGAGRPVVLIHGWPLSSKSWEKQVPALLDAGYRVVAYDRRGFGNSAKPTFGYDYDTLAEDLHRIVTELDLVDATLVGFSMGGGEVARYLGTYGSERVERAVFISAIPPFLLKTDDNPEGVEGSVFDGIMESIAADRPAFLAGFLSEFYNVDILGGDLISDEAVRLSWNVAAAASPVGTLDCVPAWLTDFRDDLKSIDVPVLVIHGDTDRIVPFAASGKRTGEMAKESRLVVVEGGPHGIIWTHAERVNRALLDFLGQEILEAEPFAANPT
- a CDS encoding class I SAM-dependent methyltransferase, with product MLADLPARPEILDIGCGAGMQTVELARTCPGCRITATDVHQPYLDDLARSAASAGVGDRITTLRASMDALPFEDASFDVLWVEGSIFIIGFREGLTSWKRLLRPGGYLCLTEAAWFVEDPSPEAAEFWNDCYPAIKTVAANRVIAEDAGYEVVATFPLPASAWWDDYYTPMSKRLADLRPKVAGNPEAEALIEFEEREIAVHREHGSEYGYEFFILQKKG
- a CDS encoding PAS domain S-box protein, whose translation is MPPPPEVQPRKSDPAGRDEISQEIPSKAERLADERIRKLQAEIDALRRENAELRLADTERRRDEEELRKEKDRVGAILSALDTGQSLVDPDMTIAWVNQEARDILPEQEPVGQKCYRYFESLDEPCEVCAAQRVFATGEVTRVEKCVLRRGRWMNIVAQPVKDASGRVTHVLESFTDITEQKQAEEALRESEAKYRTLVETALDIVLIHDSEKILYINPTGVNLLGASSPDEILGRNFLEIVHPDFRDRTQANATMDLQGEPSPTTQLQLLRLDGTPFWVEGKGVMTSIAGTPAVQVIMRDITGRKQMEDALRESEERYRSLVELMPDAVVVHRDGIIVYVNPACVRIGGGRGPEDIVGKPLDLFVSPEYRERIAGHIRRMEQEGTFTPFAEQELRTFDGRTIQVDITATPILYRGRPSIMVVFRDITERKQAEAKLHAVMEREHLRATELDATLAAIASGVIIYDANGTIVRVNEAVRKMIDRAPASLDPTHFEERREIFGVLRPDGTPLPLEATPFYRALHGETVQGEEVMVTRLNREPLWVDTSAAPIRDSSGVIVGTIAILTDVTERKRAQEALVRHTDELTRLHGDLEAANRETNLYLDILTHDIGNTENVSKLYTDLLLETLDGEAAEYVEKLKRSINKSIEILGTVSTIRRICQASPEPGQTDLDGAIRGAIENFPTSAIRYTGAHHQVLADDLLPVVFNNLLGNAMKHGGLGVGVAIRVEEKDGEVLVTVEDTGPGVPDEEKEAIFHRYQQQKRGVGEGLGLYLVQILIARYGGQVWAEDRVPGRPEEGAAFRFTLKKA
- a CDS encoding deoxycytidylate deaminase is translated as MTDRHTDAPPVPPRASRTEWYMNIAVETARRSTCIRRCYGAVVVNSAGEIVSTGHNGAPRGEAHCDELNTCIRKQYNIPSGERYEFCRSVHAEMNALLQAGRAAAGCTMYLAGFERLTGAPSYDPPCLMCSKMLVNAGIDRVMVRTPDGLGELDPQELYRQHLDRVIAKVSGK
- a CDS encoding NAD(P)-dependent alcohol dehydrogenase; translation: MMKGLAMLRIGEIGWIEKEKPAYGPRDAVVRPLALAPCTSDVHTVWEGAIGERHNLILGHEALGIVDEVGSEVRDFKPGDRVIVPAITPDWETEAAQRGYPSQTGGPLGGWKFSNFKDGVFGEFFHVNLADYNLAHLPEGMPLEAGVMLPDMLSTGFMGAENAQIEFGSTVAVLGIGPVGLSAIAGAKLRGAGRIFAVGTRPAAVKVAKEYGATDIINYKEGDTAEQIRNKTGGYGVDAVIVAGGGPEVMIDAVNAARPGSVISNINYFGSGIGDQDIIPLPRITWGFGMADKNIMTGLCPGGRVRMERLAEVVMHGRMDPSLMATHVFKGFDKLEEALLLMKEKPKDLIKPVVLVEP
- a CDS encoding M24 family metallopeptidase is translated as MERKTPASELRNRMERFRLRMDAENPSWELAAIFGRTNQFYLTGTMQDGVLLIPRDGEGVLWVRRSLERALDESHFPDIRPMKSFRDAAAVMGATPGTVHVETEMVPLALLERFRKHFPIRETRSLDAQAAKVRSVKSAYELAILEEAGRIHRHVLEDAVPAMLREGMSEAELGGEVFSHLVREGHHGIARFGMFGTEMILGQLGFGESSIYPTGFDGPGGCLGAAPGAPVLGSHDRKLGTGDLVFVDCACGVQGYHTDKTMTYMFGRPLPEEAIEAHRRCVDVQNKAASMLRPGIAPSEVYATILDGLEPGFLENFMGFGERRVQFLGHGVGLQVDEMPVIARGFDEPLEEGMVIALEPKKGIAGVGMVGIENTFVVGRGGGRCITGTNPGMIPVY